ACTTTATATCCGCTGCTGATAACAAAACCCACCTAACATAAAGACTCTTACATTGCATTCATTCCCCATCCCTTTCTTTCATTTACAAATGCTCCCAAAAACACAAGAATAGATATAAGAAATGAATAGTGTTGTTAAACATGGAGAATGAGAAATCAATTTGGAATATGAGACGAACTGCCAAATTATATTAAAAACTAACCCTAATTTTTTTATTAAGCTAAAGAGTTGAAAAAGATATGATATATATGAAATGAGATGTtaatactttaaaaaaaataaagttaagcccgaaaaattaaattaataaaattgaaGGAACCTTATGAAAAACAAGAACTTGATAAAACTTCACTTAAACTAAGAAAAGACGATAAAGAAAATAAACCCACAATCATGGATTCATGCCCATGCGGGGTTCTTCATCCTTGGTTCATACCAAATTtaaattgtttttattatttgatgaCCAGCAactttattttatataaataacgAATAAAATAATTAGAATGCACATCATTAACATGACTGAAAAGTCTACTTATTAGTATTGTACTTATTAGTTTGTTTGAGAACAATGAATCGGTACAGAGAGATAACTTTCGGGATAAAAGAATCATATTGAATTCTTCAAAAAACAAAATACCATTAATTTTATTATTGTATGACACATGTTAAAGAAGTTATCTTTAAACCGGGAGAATGCGTTATTTAGGAATTTATAAATGTCTTGTTAATTGATGGGATGAGGTATAACTAGGGGTGAGTATCGGGTCAAAACCGGACCAACATAGCTTGGGACCGAAACCGAAATTGGCAGGAAACAAAGCCCGAGGACCGATCTTTAAGGGTTGGGTCGTTCTGAGGTTGGTTTGGTCTGAAATAATGTTGATTAATAATTAAACAATAGAATAACAAAGATTATCAACAAAACATACATATTTTTAGAGCATTTACATCCCATTCTTTATATTCATTCATtctataaaattttaaaaaattatttaaaaataccaCTCCATCCCATTCCTTACACCTTATCCATATATTTTTATGGATAAGGAATCGGATGTTGGGGAGTTTAAAAATAAGAGGAAAAATATATGGAATGATGATTTCTAAATTCGAATGAAATTATATAGTTAAGGATAAAGCACAGGATGTGAATACTctaaaattgcaaaaaaaaaaaaaaaaaacaaaaaaaaaaaaaacaaaaaaaaacattagaATTGCTTATTAACACTTAAATTCCTCATTATAAGCATTAAAAGCATTGAGTTTTTTATGATGACTAAATTTTTTGAATTGTGTGTAACTCACTTTCAAATTAAACTAGCTATTTTGTGTGTATGAAATTAATCATCAATTAGGTTGTAAGTTTTCGCAAAGAACATGAATGTATTATTTGTGATAACAAATTGGTAAATTCGTGTCTTATATAGTTATATTGACCAAATATCTTGATATAGGGGTCGAACCGTCACAATAATTGAGATGAAATGTTGTAACTCTTCATGAAAGGGTACAATAGTTGAAACTTGAAAGTTATGAGTTATATCAGTGAAACTTATGTAGAAACAATATCAATAGCAACATAGTATTACTATTGCCCTAAGTTGCAACTACTCAGTTAATGTTGAACTTAGTTATTAATGCTAGATAGTGACTTTCCATTGATGCTACTTGTCATTGCTGAACCAAGTTGCTACTGATGATCTGTGACCAAAGAAGATCTATTTCCTGTATCTCAATTGCCACTAATAATCAATTCCTAGTGATCATGTGCGTCACCACTTGGACCATATTAGGGGTGATGCCCCCTTGGAACTCACACGGTCTAAGGGCTTAATTCGCCTCCTAGAACCGTAGAGGCTCTTTAGTGCCCATATCATAAGAGTGTTGAATGAGTGTGTGCACTCCACATCTATTAAGTCTtctaaatacttatttttattttttatgaccAGTTAAAATAAAATGACATCGATAGCACTAAAATCACCACCAACAAATAGTTAATAACATATTATGAACACTAAACTCAATAGCTAGTTAACATATAATTATGAACAACTTGGATTTTATAACAAACATGATAATATTAACTTGATGTTGATTATTTTTTAAATACGTGTAATATACGAATCTATAACcttatatatagtatataataTGTAGCATGATAAAATCCTACTCGAATATATACAATTCCACCTCTAAACAAAGACTAATATGGCAATTTGTACCACTAAATCTAAATTATCATAATACACAATTCCACCTCTAAACAAACAAAGGCTATAAACAAAGACTAATATGGCAAATTGTAGCACTAAATCTGAATTATcataaaataattataaaaaacttGAATTGCTTTTGCTTTTGCTTTACACGACTTTATCAAGGTATTATGTGATGAGTCACCAATTAAGCTTCACGCGTGTACACACACTTACGTCCacattttcattttatttacaCACATAACAAGTGTACAATCCAAAACCACCATTCATGGACTCCATATTCCTCTCCTCAACCACCGTCATCCTCTACGCCGCCGTAGTAGTCATTTTCATCTTCATCAACGAACGACGTCGTCTACGTAAATCGCCACCGTCACCGGTGGCCGTTAAGAGAACTCTCTCAGGAACCATGGGCTGGCCTTTCATTGGTGAAACCCTAGATTTCATTTCATGTGGTTACACCGATCATCCTCAATCGTTCATCGATAAACGCCGTCTCTTGTTAGTATTTAACTCCGATTATGTATCCGTTCATTCGATACAATTAAATATGAAGGGTCATACTATTCCCACACCCCAAACAGTGAATCCTCAAACAGCCGTTTAAAGTTCATTTAAACGGCTATTTGACGAATCATCAAACGACCGTTTAAAGTAGACCGTTTGATGCAAATTCAAAAGGCTGGTTTAAACGGTGTGAGATTAGATAGCAAgtttaatattaatttaaaatattattagTAGTTTAATTTAATTTTGTGGTATTTGGATGATAGGTATGGGAAGGTGTTCAAGTCACATTTGTTTGGTAGTCCAACGATCGTGTCGACTGATGCAGAAGTGAGTAGGATCATATTACAAAGTGATGCCAAGAGTTTTGTGCCGTGTTATCCGAAATCGTTGACGGAGTTGATGGGAGAGTCGTCGATTTTGCGGATAAACGGAAGTTTACACCGGAGAATCCATGGGCTTATTGGTTCTTTCTTCAAGTCTCCGTATCTTAAAGCTCAAGTCACTTCGAACATGCGAAAACTGCTTTTGCAATCCATGGCTAGTTGGAATGAAGATCGTCCTATTTACATTCAAGACGAAACCAAACATGTATGCAGTctactctctctttctctctaagTTTATTTCAAATGTTGAGAAACACAAATAAATTACCACATAATGCATTTGTTACTATTGCTTTGAACATAAACATAAGAATTTATACAAGTGGATTATATGATTCTTAGGGTTTTCAACATAATATAGGCTCACTTGTTTGTGTATATGTAgtatttttagctattttaatTGGTTTTCTTGCATCTAATATGAATATGATGATGATTTAAATCAATGATTATTTGTAAAAGTTAACCAAATGTTTTGGGGTTGTTTGTTTCCCTTGCAAAATCTACTTCATAATTAGAATTAAGAAATATATCATCGTATTAAAAACTTGATTTTATCAATCAATGCTAATCTGTGCTCATCCGCCATTTAAGTCTTTAtgattatatattattattattattattatatttaatataatTAAAACCACTAATTATAAAAGTTTGCCAAACTCTTCCAGGGTTTTTCTAATTatacaataacttttttataaaataaacctaAAGCAAGTTGCTTCATTTGACCATATTTAAATATTATGATCTTTTTCTTTGCACAAAAAAAATGATATCTGATATTTCCAATgatgtttatttaaaatttagaCATTCTTTTTTTATTCTTATTCAGTGTATAATCTGGGTAAAAGATATCTAAAAAAGTAACTAAATGCATTGAAATTTTATGCAAATTCtaacgttttttttttctcttttcatGTAGTGGTAGTTAATTATACAATACAGTAGGTTATTTTATAGTGACGTTATTAGATTAAAGTTTCAAAAACATTATTTCTGATTTTAATTAGTTTGAATAATAAAAGCTATATCTTCGTTTACAATGTAAACACAATGTGTTGATTGTTAACTAGTTTGGCCATTTGTAAGAAGAACAAAACAAAATCGTAAAACCAAAAAGTAGTTTGTTTGGGTATTTTAAGTGTGGGGAAAAGGGGTTTAAGCAAATAGCAAGTTACAAAAGTAAATGTTAACTTTTGATTTTTCTCAACACTTTTATTGTATAAAGCAATTACAACCCTTACACTACAAGAAAAAGGTATCTTTAGCGACGACGGTATTAGCGACGACAAGAGCAATAGCGGCGACCTAGATACGCGTCGCCGCTAAAGGCTCTTTGTCGCCGCTATTGTTGTCGCCGCTAAAAGCCCGATCTGTGTGCTTCTTCAAGATTTATTGCTGACCATTGATTAAAAACTGATCTAATGGCTACTATCATCTCCTTTGCTCAAAGAAACACGCGTCGCCGCTAAAGGCTctttgtcgccgctattgctgTCGCCGCTAAAAGCCCGATCCGTGTGCTTCTACAAGATTTGCTGCTGACCATTGATTAAAAATTGATCTAATGGCTATCATCATTTCCTGCTCAAAGAAACACACATTCATCTCTTATCCTCACACACCCATCTCAAACACCCATTTCAACCTTCATGTTCACTAAACTCCATCATTTACCACCAAGCAACAACCACACCTTCTGCCGCCAATCGCCACCATCAACCTCCGCCGTCATCCGCCACCACGAAACTCCGCCGTCATCCGCCACCACCTTCCGCCGTCATCCGCCACCATCAAGATCCGCCGTCATCCGCGACAACCAAGCTCCGCCATTGTAGTTTTTGTAGAGATATGTAGTGTTTTTTTTAGAGATATGTAGTGTTTTTTTTGTAGAGGTATTTGTAAAAACCATGTAATGTAAATGGATCTTAATAAGAAATTAATCATTTTTTTGTTATTGTGTTTAAGTTAATTTTCGAGTATAAACAAAACAGTGAAGATTTTTATGTTTGAAATTTGGAAATCCGTCTCCGGCGAACTTTCCGGCAATACTCAGGCAGAGGCATTAGCGGCGACCACAGTATTACCGGCGACATTTTGTTCAATAGCGGCCGACCTATACCGGCGACATTGTAGCGGCGACGTGTCGCCGCTAATacccaatagcggcgacaaaaaGGACTATTAGCGGCGACacctgtcgccgctaaaggtacCCGTTTCTTGTAGTGTTATTATTGGTTACATAATCATTGTAATGTAATTATAATGTCTACAAATATCACTTCCATATGGTCCATGTTACTAATCATATGTTCCCTGCCTCTTTTACATGTTATTTTCATAATATTCATGCATTCAAATGTGAATTTGTATGATATGGATATCGATCCATTGAGTGATCGCTATTAAAAAAGTATGCATAGCGGTCTGATTATTGTGTCTCTTGATTATTTTTTAGATTGCGTTACAAGTACTGGCGAAAGCGTTGATCGGTTTGGATCCGGGTGAAGAGATGGAGTTTTTGAGGATCCAGTTCCAAAAGTTCATTGCAGGACTCATGTCATTACCCATAAAATTACCCGGAACACAACTTCATCGGTCATTAGAAGCCAAGAAAAAGATGGTGCAACTAGTCCTTCAAATTATTCGTGACAAAAGGATAAATGGTGGTTCTATTTTACAAGATTCGAAGGATGTGGTTGATGTGTTACTCAACGATAAGAGCGAAAAGCTAACAGATGAATTAATATCCGATAATATGATTGATTTGATGATTCCTGGAGAGGACTCGGTCCCTTTACTTATAACTTTGGCCATCAAATATTTATCAGATTGTCCCAAAGCTCTTCATCAACTTAAGGTACCTCCATGTGTTATTATGTGTAAAGTTATTAAAAAATACACTTAATTATGTGGACAAGTTACCTAGATGAACAAGTTTTAGCAACTAAGTTATATATTAGCAAAATAGCAACCAGCCAAATCTGTAGCTAATGGTTTTTCGCTACATATTTGTGCGGATTTTGTCCGTAGCAAATATGGATGCAAACTTTTATGTTTTTAAAACTTACAAGTAAT
The sequence above is drawn from the Helianthus annuus cultivar XRQ/B chromosome 12, HanXRQr2.0-SUNRISE, whole genome shotgun sequence genome and encodes:
- the LOC110894209 gene encoding 3-epi-6-deoxocathasterone 23-monooxygenase CYP90D1 — translated: MDSIFLSSTTVILYAAVVVIFIFINERRRLRKSPPSPVAVKRTLSGTMGWPFIGETLDFISCGYTDHPQSFIDKRRLLYGKVFKSHLFGSPTIVSTDAEVSRIILQSDAKSFVPCYPKSLTELMGESSILRINGSLHRRIHGLIGSFFKSPYLKAQVTSNMRKLLLQSMASWNEDRPIYIQDETKHIALQVLAKALIGLDPGEEMEFLRIQFQKFIAGLMSLPIKLPGTQLHRSLEAKKKMVQLVLQIIRDKRINGGSILQDSKDVVDVLLNDKSEKLTDELISDNMIDLMIPGEDSVPLLITLAIKYLSDCPKALHQLKEENLELKRRKKDLGDPLCWDDYLSLPFTQNVITETLRLGNIIMGVIRKAMKDVEIKGYLIPKGWCVLTHFRSVHLDDNHHESPLQFNPWRWQDRDMSSGSSTYFTPFGGGLRLCPGLDLARLEASIFLHHFVTEFRWVAEDDTIINFPTVRMKNRMPIWVKREN